The genomic interval TGTGGCAGCGGCGGGAGGAGGTGCGCGGCACCAGCGCCCTCGTGGAGTACCTGGACACCGACAGCATCTACGTGCTCCGGGTGAAGGGCTGCAACAAGGCAGGCTTCGGGGAGTACAGCGAGGACATCTACCTACACACGCCGCCCGCCCCAGGTGAGGGGTGCCAGGGGCTCGGAGCACTGATCCGGAGCACCCCGCTGGCCGCTCGTGCTGTCCTTCTCACCCGCCctattctcctcctccctgcagtcCTCAACTTCTTCCTGGACAACCGCTGGGGCTTCAACCGGGACCGGCTGGCCATCAGCAAGGACCAGCGCGCTGTGCGCAGCGTTCCCGGCATCCCCATGCTCTTCGCCGCCGAGCGCCTGATGACCAGCTGCCACCTCTCCATCGACCTGGTCATCGGCGACGTGGCCATCACGCAGGGCAAGAGCTACTGGGCCTGCTGCGTGGACCCCAGCTCCTACCTGGTCAAGGTGGGCGTGGGCCTGGAGAGCAAGCTGCAGGAGTGGTTCCAGGTGCCGCAGGACGTGGTGAGCCCCAGGTGAGTGGGGGGCTTGGTGGGTGCGGGGAGGTCCTCCGCCTCTTCCTGCCTCCCCACCGGGCGCCGGCTCTGGGGTGCGGAGGGGAGCCCCAGCCTGTCCCTCGTGTGTCCGTGCTGGGACTCACCCATACCCCCCCCACAGGTACGACCCCGACAGCGGCCATGACAGCGGGGCAGAGGATACGACGGTGGAGGCACCTCCACCCTACGCCTTCCTCACCATCGGCATGGGCAAGATCTTGCTCTCACATGGGTCGGCGCTCACCTCTCGCGACCCCAACGGCTGCACTGTGCCCTTGCCCCCGCGCATCGGTATCTGCCTGGACTACGAGCAGGGCAAGGTGAGCTTCTACGATGCTGTCTCTTTCCGCGAGCTCTGGGAGTGCGGCGTGGACTGCTCAGGGCCCGTCTGCCCTGCCTTCTGCTTCATCGGAGGGGGTGCCCTGCATCTCCAGGAGCTGGTGGCCAACAAGCAGGAGCGTAAAGTGACCATTGGGGGCTTTGCCAAGCTGGACTGAGCCGTGCCCGTGCTCCCCGCACGCGTGCCGGCTGTGACCCCCAATTGCCCAGCAAGCTCCAAGGCCTGGGGGGCACACGAgcgagcagggagcagagcacagcgagggcagccccggccctgccgccagCTGGGAGCAGGTCAGGCGTTTGTTTTGTGGgatggggggggacggggacagctcTGCCGTCCCCTCCTCTTCCTATCCACCTGCCCCTTTCTCCAGCTTGGCTCAAGGccacgggcagggctgggcagagggcGCGCGCCAGGACCTGGCAGAGGGTCAGCCCTAGAGATGGGCCAGGGAGGGGGGTGCAAGTGGGACGTGGGGctgtgcggggaggggggcggcagGTGACAGTGGGGGTGATGGTAGGGGGGAGAggctgggtgctggctggggtgggggaggcagcTGGGCTTGGGGAGAGAGGGcggggggaggctgggctggaACGAGGTGtgaagacttttttaaaaacGGTTCGTTTTCAATGCGGCTCACCCAGCTGCAGTGCCACGGCCGGGCACAGCCACCGTGGCCAGGCACAGCTGCCACCGGGTCCCTTCCGCAGGCTGCCAGGCTGTGGCCCCCACTctcccctggggctgcagagcgccgctggctgctctgccctgtccccaggggagcCGTGCGCTCGGCCAGCCCTGCCTATGCCTCTGCCTGCACGGGGCACCGGCCTACTTGCTGCCCGCACGTGCTCCGGCGGGATACGCTCGGCCCCTGTTACACCGCTCGGTGCCAAACCGCACACAGCCAGGGTCGGCTGGAGCGATGGGGTCAGGATCCGACCCAGCTGGGAGCCGCACAGGGCCGCCATCCACCGTGGGGGCCCATGCCGGTGGTTGCGTGCCAGGATCCGTCCGAGCTGCTGTAGTTTCTCCTGGGTTCTGTtacatttgctgtattttcatgGTTTCCTACAATAAACTGCAATGCCAGACTCCTTTAGAGCCACCCCGCGGCAGAGGGCAGCCACCCCACAGGGAGCACTGGCactgggggctgtggggtgctggcCACTCCCCGGGGTGCGGTGCCCATTGCCAAGGCCATGGTGCTGGCCCTGGCAGTGAggccacggggcagggctgtccTTTGGGCTGTGGCCAGCAGGGGCCAATCCTGCCCAGGGAAGGGCCCGGGGCAGCCCAGGCAGTGCTGACGTGTCCAGTCCCTGCCCGTGCTCTGCCCGGCCACGTGGCTGCTGCCACCCCATCCGCAGGTGTCGGGGTGCTCCTGGACCGGCCACCAGTGGGGACCATCTCCCTGCTGGGCCTAGAGAAAAACCCCTATAGcattgggggggggtgggggtgggtgtcCCAAGGGGGGCCGGTCcagctcggggggtgggggggggcgtgctgctgggtgctggggcatCCTCTTGGGGTGGGTAACGGGGGCTGGACCCCCCCCACCCGGGTACCCACATTCCGTGGGGCCCCGGGGAGCGGCATGGCAGGTAGAGAAGCTACgtgtgggccccccccccccccacacaccgcGCTGGCGCCTGTCCCTGGGGAACACCAGCCCCCTCTGTTCCGAGCCGGTGGGGCAGgtggccgggccgggctccccgcgAACCGGCGGCTCTTTGTAGGGCCCAGCCCAGGCGCCGGTTTCAATTCCTGCGGGCCCTGcccaggccgggggggggggggggggggggggggggggggggggggcagacgcagccctgcccagccccatgtGGCAGCAGCCCCATGCAGAACCCCTGCACCCCGCGGGGCCCTGCCCCGGGCACGCAGCCCCATCCCCGGCTGgcagcagggcggggggggaggcgggaCGGACGTGACACTGTGCCACAGCCACCCCTCAAGGCTGTTTTTTAGCTTTGCACCGTCATCCTGGCACACAAGGCTGGGGTCTGGCActgcacacacacccacaccccccccccccccgcccatcaTCCTGCTGTTTCCGGGCACACAAAGACCCCCCCCCAAAGCCCTCCCTGCGCTGAACCGCCCAGCTCCTGCCCTAATTCctaccccccccacccctctccccaccccccccggggcgCACCCTGTCccagtgcctgcagggctggAAACCTGCTGGGTTTCGCTGTTGTTGTTGGCAACTCTGGCTATCAGTAAGGCACGTGGAAAACCAAAAGCAGCAGAGGACccccacccacacacaccccacacgCCCAGctgcaccccccaccccacccccagcctcgGGGCTTGCAATCCCCTCCTCTCAccgggcagccccccgccccagAGCCCCCGCAGCCTCTCACCTGCACCCCGGCATGGCCTGCCTCCTGGCACATGCTGGGGTCCCTGGGCACCCGGTGCAGCCGTGTCCCCCACCCAGAGCCCACGTGCGGCCGAGGCACCCACCAGCCACAAGCTGCCGGGCTGGTCCCACGGCTGGTTCCTGGCAAAGCGGCTGGCTCCGTGCCTGAGCTTACAAGGGATTTATTTGGGGAaggtttgtttccttgttttttctgccttttcagtggTTGCCAAagccctcccagcccccagcgcagGCTCAGCCCAAACCGGGACTGCCATGaggccaccccccccccccgctcaggGCACAGCCATCCTGAAGGCTTGTGCCCTGGCCCAGCCCGGCACACAGCCCCATGCCGGGCAGGCCAGGTCCCACTTTTGTCCCCGGCCCCGCTGGGGCCACTCTGCTGCCCCTTGACACATcccacagccctgctgcgctCCCCGTCCACCCGGCAGCCCCCAAAGCCATTTCAGGGCTCGCTCAGGGTTTGGAGGATCCTGAGCCCGGaccaggcaggggaagggcacGAGACAGGCCAGGCTCAGACACAGCTGCGTGCACGCCAGCGATGCACGTACAGCCTTCACGGCACTTGCCCCACAGCTTCACGGCCCCATCGTCACCTTTAAATTCCACTCGTACAGCTGTGGGGTAACTGGTTGCGTCAAATGAGACATGTTTGCTCACGACACAGAAACCAAGACTGCAGGACAGGCGGGCAGGGTGTGAGCAAGAGGGACGAAGTCCTGGCAGGACATGGTCACACCCAGGGGGGTGCAAGGGCACACCCAGGGGGGTGCAAGGGCTGGGGACACCGCCTGCACCCAGGCGCCTGTAGGTACAATGACAGCGAGTGAGAAACAAACCCATCTCTCAGGTCTGCCCGGCCTGAGAGATGAGAGCAGCCCCCCCAAGCCAAGGTCACCCAGGTGGGTGATGGCCACACCAGGGATGTCCCACCAGCCATAGAGCCAGAAGGGGAGTCACTCCCCCCAGGGAGACAGCCGGCATGCTGGGGAAGCCCCCGCAGCATCACGGTGTGCCAGGGCTCACTGCAGCCCCATGGGACACGGTGCCCGACTGCACCCATCCTTTTATTGTGAAATGTGATAAATATACCACAGCCGTGGACCCTGCCACCCCGCTTCCCTGACGAGTCTGGAGCCGACAccccctatatatatatatatatatttatataaaataacacCACAAAAAGAGCAACTGAACCCCCAGGGCTGAGCGCAGGGGGGGTGCAAGCTCAGCCCCCCACCCACGGTGTGGAACAGGGGGTGCACAGCCAAGCGAGCGTGGGAGCCGGGGGATGCAGGGAAGTCTCCTTCCCGCCCCAAATCTTTGTTTGTCCAGTTCTGTCATGCGCGTGAATCTGGCTGCTCCAGAACCATCCGGCTCCCACTGCCAGCGGCGAGGGGCCCAGAAGCACTGGGGGACACGCCCGGGGCCGGTGGTGCTCCCCCGGGAGTGGGGGGCCacagccgccccctcccctcggCGGCTGAGCTCCATCCCGGTGCATCCTTCAGAGGTTGTCAGAGGCAGCGGCAGGGTTGGTGTAGGTGAAGGTGCCGGCTCCCGTGCCGTTGCTGCCAGCCACCTGGGGAGGGAGTGGTGGGGGATGTCAGagccgggctggggaggggccgggctgagccccctcctcaGCCCCCACCCAGGGGCAGTGGGGGAACCCCCACACCCTCACCATGGGCACCACGGACAGCCCGGTGCTGtgctcagacaaaaaaaatgcatccCCCCCCCGCAAGGTGGGCAGCTGTCCCTGGCCAGTGGCACCACAGGCACCCAGAGCCCCCATGGGCACCCCGAGCCCCCCTGGGCCCAGGAGACTGGCAGAGGAGCCGAAGCGGCCCTGGACGTGTTCCTCTCCTCCCGCATGATAAGCCTGCCTGGCAAGAGCAAAGGTAAATATTTACCCAGGCCCCTGGTATTTGAACAGGGCAAGCTGCTCACACGGAGCCAAGCAGCTGGACACGGCCCCCGCCCGCAGTACTGGCATGCAGGGGAGTGCAGCGCACGGGGGGGACGAGGCCGGCCCCCCAAACCCCATATCACCTGGGGGAGCCGTGCCCTTTGCAGGTGGGCAGCTCCTGATGCTGCACCTGCAGCTCTGGTTTCAGAGCCGCTGGTGCAGAATACAGGGTGCAGGATACGGGGatcagccccccagccccctgccacccctgcactgccccggccccagccccaacCCCTACCCCAGCCCCACTTTGTGTCCATGGCAGAAGGATTCCCCAACTCTGGCAGACGCGAGGGTCCGGCTGGGATGCGGCCGAGCCTGAGAAGGGGCAGCGCGGGCAGGCAACAAGCCCCCTGCCCActgcccggggctgggcagggggagcagccGCCCAAGGTCGTGGGGAGTTCCCTGGAGCCAGGCTGGGTCTGTCAGCGCCAGCCGCGCACGCAGCGCTGCTGCTCCATCCAGGCATGAAAGTTACACTCACCTCCCAGCCAGGACAGGACCGGTGTGGGGCGGGCTCCCAGGGCCAcccgtcccctgccccaccagctccGTTAGCCATTAACCCAGCAGTCAAGGGACCTGCCCAGTTACCTGGCTGCACCGAAAAGCACCTTCCCCTGcaccaccccagccccacagtggcCGGGACACCGGCCGCAAGCAGCCCCAGGGACAGTGGCACTCGGCTCTCACCTGGTTGTAGGGGTTGGGCTTGCTGTTGGGTGACACGTAGCGCCCATGGCTCTGGTACGGGGTGTACTCGGCCATGGGGTGGTAGGAGTCCTTCGTGCTGAAGAAGTCCAGCTTCCCTCGGCTTTTCTGGCGGCAGGTGCAGGTGgtctggaggggagagggaagaggtcAGGGGCTTGACAGCATGGGGACGGGGGCAGGGGACCCACCAGCAAAcaagggatggggacaggggacTCACCATCAGAAGGCAGGTGAggatgctcagcagcagcaggatgcagaCCAGGACCAGCAAAGCAATGGCCCAATCCGGGACCACAGGCACCGGTGCTGGGGACATCACCTCCACAGTGCCTGAAAGAGGACCAGAGCCGTGTCTGCGCTGCTGGACAGAGCTGCGGGGCTGGCTGGGACAAACAGCCCTGAGAGACCCCCAGGAAGGGGTGCGAGGGGATGAGCCCTTCTCCACGGGGTCCAGTTGGTCTTCCCAGTGCTGTCTGCCACGGGCACTGAGAAGCTGCAttggctctgctggctgcaagCCCTGAGCCTGTCCCACTGCCAAAGAGCCTCCCTGCCCCGGCCAGGATGCAGCCACGCTTGCGGAGCCCCGCAAAGCACCCCCGCGGGGCTCCATCCACCCTCGCGTCCCCAGCCCGAAGCTCCCGCTCACTCTGGATTCTGTCCAGCTGCAGGCCCATGATGACGCTGTTGTTGTCCAGCTTGTCCTTCAGCTGCTGCGCAGCGGTGTCGCTGGTGATGGTGTCATTGCCGTGCCCAAACAGGAGGGTGGACTGCACCACCACCGAGCCTTGGCTGCCCGTGAGAGGAGGTGTTAGCACCCAGATCACCACCCCCCGCAAGGGGCTCTGCACCGTGCAGCCGGGACATGCCGgcctctgcagccagagccacTGGCCTGCTCACCTGAAATGGAGCTCACTGCATCCCTTGTAGGTCTGCCTGCCCATGCAACTCGCACAGCCGAAGACATATTGGAACTGGAACAAAGCATGGGGGTGATGGCCACCTCCCCGGCAGACACCCCTTCCCTCCCATCCCCTCGCTGTTCCCCCTCGCAGGACCAGCTGGGGCTGCCaaagcagctggcagagcagatGCTTGGGGCACTTTCACAGGGAGCCCCAACAGGAGGCGGCTTCTTCCCAGCACAGACCAGGGGATCTTTGCTTGCCCAGGGCAGCCCGTGGGCAGGGCTGAGACTTACCATGGTCAAGACAGTGTGACTCAGGCTCCTGTAATCCTTCGACATGGGATCGCGCAGGCTCTCGTTGAAGCTCCTGTTGAGGATGTGGAAGGACAGCAGGACGCGGAGGAGCAGTCGGACCGCGGTGGTTTTGCTGGGGCTGGGaccactgctgctgccaggcacagCTGTGGGGGTCTGCCTGGAAGCTGTGCTGCCCAGAGCGGTGACAGGGGTTTTCTGCGTGGGGGTGACCTgagtgctgctgctcctgttgcCTTTGGTGCTGGAGATGGGGATCACCGTGCCACCACCTGTGGGGGAGGTGGGAACCACAGAGGTGCTGTTGGTTGTGTTGGTGCTGAAGTGGGTgacccagctgctgctgtttgcagtggCATTGGTGTGGGAGATGGCAGTGCTGCTAGAGATAGGCGCTGCGGTGCTGTTGGCTGTGGCGTTGCCCGCGGAGCTGTTGCTGGACTGGAAGTTTGTGGTGTTGCCTGTGGCAGGGAAGACTGTGGTGTGGGAGGAGACAGAGGTTTGGGTCCCGTTGCTGCTTCCGTTTTTGGAGATTGTGATGTTTGGAGCAGAGGTCATGGGGGTGGTGGTCATCTCAGTGATTGTCTCCATGGTGGTCGTGTCAGTGGTGGACGTCTCTGTGGTGGTTGTGTCGGTCGTGGTTGTGTCGGTCGTCTCTGTGGTGGTTGTGTCGGTCGTGGTTGTGGTGGTTGTGTCGGTCGTGGTTGTGTCGGTCGTGGTTGTGTCGGTCGTGGTTGTGTCGGTCGTGGTTGTCTCCATGGTGGTCTCGGTGGAGATCATGGCACATGTACCTAGAGGAGACACCAGGAGTCGGCGGCTGGGACTGCAGCACCGGTTTGGGAAGGTTTTACACAACACGGCTCCTCAGCTGGATGCCCCCCTGGGCCATGAGGCACCGAGAAGCACCACAACCTCCAGGAGCTGCCCACCTGCTGCCCACGAGGCCAAGACCTTCAGGAACATCCCACAACTGGGGCTTGTGCTGGGCACATGTGGCACCACCAAGGGTCCGGGAGGTGCCACCTGGGTGGCTGGCACCGGCTCCATGCCCAGCCCTGCAGATCCCCCCTGCTCCTGAGGGGACCCTGCCACACTGGGGGGCTCAGGCACAGCTCCCCCACCTCAACAAAAACCTCCTTTGCTGCGGGTCGCTGGGCTGGGAGGGTGGGGTGCCACCCGTGCCCCCCCCCAACCAGCATGGCCTGGCTGCTGGCCAGCACAGGCGGCTCCCGGCTGGTTTCCCAGTGGGTGCCGCAGGAGCCAGCGGCACTGGAGGAGAGCCCGGGGTCCGGACAGCTCACCGANNNNNNNNNNNNNNNNNNNNNNNNNNNNNNNNNNNNNNNNNNNNNNNNNNNNNNNNNNNNNNNNNNNNNNNNNNNNNNNNNNNNNNNNNNNNNNNNNNNNNNNNNNNNNNNNNNNNNNNNNNNNNNNNNNNNNNNNNNNNNNNNNNNNNNNNNNNNNNNNNNNNNNNNNNNNNNNNNNNNNNNNNNNNNNNNNNNNNNNNcccatcccatccccatcccatccccatcctcatcccatccccatcctcatcccatccccatccccatcccatccccatccccatccccgtccccatccccatcccatccccatccctatccccatccccatccccatcccatccccatcctcatcccatccccatccccatcctcatcccatccccatccccatccccatcccatccccatcctcatcccatccccatccccatcctcatcccatccccatccccatcccatccccatccccgtccccgtccccgtccccgtccccatccccatcctcatcctcatcccatccccatccccatccccatcccatccccatccccgtccccgtccccatccccatcccatccccatcctcatcccatcctcatccccatcccatccccatcccctccatgGGGGCAAATCCATGGTTCTCCCACCGTGGAAAACTGTGCAGCATCCTGGCCTCCCATCAAACCCCCGTCTCTCGCACGTGaattttcctctctcctgcttccccccccccccccccccgccaaaaatTCCCCATCCTCCAAGATTGATTTAATTGCCTCCGTCGCAGGCTGTGCCTCGTCACAGGGAAGGCACTTCCCCATCCCATCACCCCACGAGGTCGAGCCGTGCTTAACGTATTATTTTAATCAGCTCCGCTCCTGGAATAAGAGACAGAGCGAAAAGAGATTCATTGAAAGCGGCTGCAATCCCCGCGCGCTGGTGGCGGGGAGAGGGATGGTAAAACCAGAGAAAGTCCCCTCCCGGGGCTCATGACTTCGTGCTTCGCCTCTGCGTCGGGGCCGTGGCTGTCACACTCCTCGAGCGACACTTTAATTACGCCCAGGACCTGGTAGAAATACGGTTCTCGGCGCGCTTGAGACGTCGAGAGCAACCCCAGGCTGCTGGCGGGGAGGATTTAGGCTTGTTGGGGGAGATGGAAACGCGTGCTTGCCGGGCGATGGTTATAATGGCAGTAAAACATATGGCCGGCGCAGTGTGCCATAGCCTGCAGGCAATAAAGCACAGGTAACGAgcccggggctgccgcggggTTGCTTGGGGTGtccggggtgctggggggagcgCTCGTGGATTTGGGGGAGCCCCTCTGACTCCCTCCTGCAAGTGGGGAATAGCGGAGCAGGGCTGGAGCGGGCGCTGCTTCCCCAGGCATCGCTGCGGGAAGCTGCCTGACCCTGGGATCGCTGTGGGACGCCGGGATCGCTGCCTGACCCTGGGATCGCTGCGGGACCCCGGGATTGCTGCGGGACCCTGGGATCGCTGTGGGACGCCGGGATCGCTGCCTGACCTTGGGATCACTGCCCCACCCTGGGATCGCTGCCTGACCCTGGGATCGCTGTGGGACCCCGGATTGCTGCCTGACCCGGGATCGCTGCGGGACCCCGGGATCGCTGTGGGACCCTGGGATTGCTGCGGGACCCTGGGATTGCTGCGGGACCCTGGGATTGCTGCGGGATGCTGGGATTGCTGCGGGACGCCGGAATCGCTGCCTGACCTCGGGATCACTGCCTCACCCTGGGATCACTGCCTGACCCTGGGATCATTGCCTGACCTTGGGATCACTGCCCCACCCTGGGATCGCTGCCTGACCCTGGGATCACTGCCTGACCTCGGGATCACTGCCCGACCCCGGGATCGCTGCCCGACCCTGGGATCATGCCCCACCCCGGGATCGCTCTCTGACCCCAGGATCGCTGCCTGGCTGGTGCCTGTGGCTGGAAGGAGGGTGCTGAGCACCCCGGGGTGGGGACAGTCCCTTTGGGACCAGCACATAGGGCAGACCAGGATCTGTCCCACCTGGTAGCCAGCGGCTGTCGGACGGGGCAGCACCAGGACGCACTTGGGATGAAACATCACAGCGAAGCGAAACCTCGGGTGTCCCGGCAGGGCTCTCCTTCCTAATCGTCCTTATTTGCCCAGGTCTAATTCATAAATCAGCAGGCGCGAGTAATTTCCCCAGGAGAGCATTTAGAACGGGAGATTGAATGAGTAATTTACTGGGAACATTAAGACGGCACCAGATAACTTATTTATGAGAACTTTTTGACAGATCTGCCGCTCAATAATTTATGCCGCGCAGCATTTAGTCAGGGTCACCAGTAAATAATTCACTTATTATAAACTATAGAAGGTTTTATGAGAGGCTGAATTATTATCTTGCACCGGATTTGGGGCTGTAAATATGAAACCAATGATGTCCCGGTAACGGAGGTGTCCCTGGATCGGGTGTGCTGAGACCCGACGCCGTGGCACGCTCGGTGCAGGGGCTGCACCGGAATGTGTTTGGtcctgctgggtgctggggggctgccggGCCCCCCATGGGCTGTGGTGGCCTCTGGGAGGAAGAGGCATTGCCGCATTTTGGGGCAGCTGCTTGTGCGACAGATGAGGAAACTAAAAGTTCTTGACGGGCTTTTAGTAGAGCAACCTTGGCTTTCCCCggctgggggaaactgaggcaggggagCCCCCGCTCCTGGAGCCCCGAATACGGCTCGTCACTGTCATGGGGATGGTCCCTGCGCAGTGGTGATGCCGGGGGGCTCAGACCACACTTTCAGTCCCGCTGAGACCTCATCCCCCGGCTCAGTGGCTTTGTCCGTGATCACAACGTGGACGGCGGCCACCAGCATGAGCAGCGGCCCGAAGACGGTGGCCACGAGATACCCCTTCACCACCCAGCAGCGgtcctgcaccctgcacccccccggcccccgccgccgcccgggggctgccccccaCCTGCGCCCTGCGTCACGGCGTCTCCAGCACGGGGCTCAGTTGCTCCCCGGGGTCCCGCGGTGCTCCTGCTGTGTCCTCCCGCATCACCGGTCCCGGCTGCCGTCTCGGGCGAGCCACCTGTGGGCACAGGGCACGGCGTGAGCTGTGGGGCCAACCGGCTGTTTCGGGGACAGGGGACCGGCCCCAGCCTTGGGGGGTCTGAGTGCCACTGGGGTTGGGTGCAGCGGGTGCAGCACCCCGGGGGAGCTGGGTGCCACGGGGGCTGGGTGCAGCGGGTGAGCGCAGGcactgaaagaggaaagggaatttCTCCACCGACCACATGCCCCATCCTGGGCTCCTCTGCATGGTCAAGGAGGGGATGCCATGGGACGGGTGGGCTCGGGGCCGGGGAGCTCACGCAGTGGCGGCCCACCCCATGGGGACGTTCCCGAGGGGGACTGAACCCAAGCCTGgtccccgcgaccctcctccctccatccttGGACCCACCACGAACCTGCAATAAGCAGGAAAAGGTCTTTGGGTTGGTGGTGTCAGACAAGGTGTCCACGACCACCTCGTACCTCCCGCTGTCCCCCATGCAGCAGTCTGATCCCCAGTGACAGGTTGTGGGGTGGATGAGCAGCCGGCCATGGAAGTCGAGAGGTAGTCGACGGTGAACATCTTCTCCATGGGCTTGGCCTCGGCGATGTGGGTCCCCCGGCACCTCCAGGTGGACCTGCGCGATGTCCGCAGACACGGGGTGCAGGACCGGGAAGGACAGGGGCTTCAgccccttcagcagctccatgcCACAGCAGAGCCGCAAACCTGCGAGGCACTGGTGCCACGACGATGGTTGGGTGGGGGACCGCAGTGGCGGCGATTGTAAGGG from Aptenodytes patagonicus chromosome 26, bAptPat1.pri.cur, whole genome shotgun sequence carries:
- the LOC143171142 gene encoding mucin-1-like — its product is MISTETTMETTTTDTTTTDTTTTDTTTTDTTTTTTTDTTTTETTDTTTTDTTTTETSTTDTTTMETITEMTTTPMTSAPNITISKNGSSNGTQTSVSSHTTVFPATGNTTNFQSSNSSAGNATANSTAAPISSSTAISHTNATANSSSWVTHFSTNTTNSTSVVPTSPTGGGTVIPISSTKGNRSSSTQVTPTQKTPVTALGSTASRQTPTAVPGSSSGPSPSKTTAVRLLLRVLLSFHILNRSFNESLRDPMSKDYRSLSHTVLTMFQYVFGCASCMGRQTYKGCSELHFSQGSVVVQSTLLFGHGNDTITSDTAAQQLKDKLDNNSVIMGLQLDRIQSTVEVMSPAPVPVVPDWAIALLVLVCILLLLSILTCLLMTTCTCRQKSRGKLDFFSTKDSYHPMAEYTPYQSHGRYVSPNSKPNPYNQVAGSNGTGAGTFTYTNPAAASDNL